Proteins encoded together in one Chryseobacterium sp. G0201 window:
- a CDS encoding virulence RhuM family protein produces MENNLDNISNFIFYQSDDGKISVQVVIDNDGETIWASQNSIANIFNTSKQNISYHLSNIFGENELDENSTVKEILTVQKEGNRDVKRVVDFYNLDAIISVGYRVNSHQATQFRRWATTVLKEYLIKGFVLDDERLKQGNKLFGKDYFAELLERIREIRSSERLFYQKITDIYATSIDYDSHSPTTKDFYATVQNKLHWAIHQHTAAELIQLRADSSRPNMGLTSWKNQNRDGKILKTDAVVAKNYLNEEELSELNRVVTMYLDFAENMARRQKEMKMVDWIGRLDGFLLFNEYGVLKDSGKISASVAKKLAEKEYEKFRVIQDIEYRSDFDKVVEEIKVSGRLPKQAGLSIRKALDDFENNKETDFDQKLKKGLGFNPKDE; encoded by the coding sequence ATGGAAAATAATTTAGATAATATTTCAAATTTTATATTTTATCAGTCAGATGATGGTAAAATAAGTGTTCAGGTTGTTATAGATAATGATGGTGAAACAATTTGGGCTTCTCAAAATTCAATAGCAAACATATTTAATACTTCTAAACAGAATATAAGTTATCATTTATCTAATATTTTTGGTGAAAATGAATTAGATGAAAATTCAACTGTCAAAGAAATTTTGACAGTTCAAAAAGAAGGAAATAGAGACGTTAAAAGAGTAGTTGACTTTTATAATTTAGATGCTATTATATCTGTTGGGTATAGGGTTAATTCTCATCAAGCAACACAATTTAGAAGATGGGCAACAACAGTTTTAAAAGAATACTTAATAAAGGGATTTGTTTTAGATGATGAAAGGTTAAAACAAGGAAATAAACTTTTTGGGAAAGATTATTTTGCAGAATTACTTGAGAGAATTCGAGAAATTAGATCAAGTGAGAGACTTTTCTATCAAAAAATAACTGATATTTATGCAACTTCTATTGATTATGATTCTCATTCACCAACTACGAAAGATTTCTATGCGACGGTTCAAAATAAGTTGCATTGGGCAATTCATCAACATACAGCCGCTGAGTTAATCCAATTACGAGCTGATTCAAGTAGACCTAATATGGGGTTAACTTCATGGAAAAACCAGAATAGAGATGGCAAAATATTAAAAACAGATGCAGTTGTTGCTAAAAATTATTTGAATGAAGAAGAATTAAGTGAATTGAACAGAGTTGTCACTATGTATTTAGACTTTGCTGAGAATATGGCCAGAAGACAAAAAGAAATGAAAATGGTTGACTGGATAGGAAGATTAGATGGATTTCTTTTATTTAATGAATATGGAGTTTTAAAAGATTCGGGCAAAATTTCAGCTTCTGTAGCAAAAAAATTAGCAGAAAAAGAATATGAAAAATTTAGAGTAATACAAGATATAGAGTATAGATCAGACTTCGACAAAGTAGTTGAAGAAATAAAAGTTAGTGGAAGATTACCAAAACAAGCAGGGCTCAGTATCAGAAAAGCTTTAGATGATTTTGAAAACAATAAAGAAACAGATTTTGATCAAAAACTTAAAAAAGGATTAGGCTTTAATCCTAAAGACGAATAA